GAGATTTTACTACTGAAAAGAACAGAAGAATCCTGTTCTATGACGTCGGAAAGGTTCGCCTCCTTTCGACAAGATTGCGTTATAGTTAAAATTAAAAATAAATAAATTAATCCGACTCTTTTCATTATTTCTTAGCTATTCTATTGTACAGGCGCATAAAACTATATTTAGCTGTTTTGAGCGCTCGATGCTAAATTAAAAATGAAATAATAACTTTAAATATCTTGCTTATTAAGCAATTGTTATTAATCTAAAGTTTTCAAGGATTTAACAGGGTAGAATAAAAATGTTGGAGTACAAACAGTAGGAAGAACCGAGAAACCGCTGGCTATATTTTCTTAACGTAGAGAGACTAGCTTAACGAAAAAACTCCCATGTTTCCTTCGACAACAGCAAAACAATAAAAATGCTCAATGGTCTGCGAAAACAATCAGATTGCGTAAGGACAGAATTCAGAAAGATTAAGGCAAAAAAAAATCACTATTTCTAGTGATTTAAACTCTTTAGGTATTTGTTGAGCTTCGGCGCGATGACGACCTGACAAAACTGATTCTGAGGATTCTGATTGAAGTAATCATGATGATATGCTTCGGCCTCCCAAAATCTCGAAGCAGGTTCAACTGCAGTAACGATAGGACTATCAAATACTTTCTCAGACTCTAATGCCTGAATAAAATCCATTGCTGCTAGTTTTTGCGCTTCATCGTGATAGAATACTACCGAACGATATTGCGTACCTACATCTGCGCCCTGACGGTTTAACGTAGTAGGATCATGCGTCTTAAAAAACACTTCCAATAACTTCTGAAAACCAATCTGGCTCTCATCAAAGTCTATTTCAATAACCTCCACATGACCTGTCGCACCTGAACAAACCTGCTCGTAAGTCGGATTTTCACGCTCTCCGCCCATATAGCCCGGACGTACCGAATTAACCCCTGCTGTATTTTGAAAGATAACTTCTGTACACCAAAAGCATCCCCCTCCGAATGTTGCCTTCATTTCTTTTCCTTTATTTTTACATACAAATTTACAAAGAATTGCCTACTTAGCCGTCTCGCTTTTGTAATGGAACTTTCCTTTTTCAATGAGATCTTGCTTTTCCGTATCGCAAACTGCAAAAGTAAACCCATCCTGCAGCGCATAAGATCCATACTCACCCTGCTTATTCAGTGCCAGAAAACCAACCTGTATATCCTTAGCAATCTCTGGTTTTTTCTTAACAATACGGAGCACCGCCTCTTTGCAGGCATCCTCTGGAGAATAACCTTGTCGCATCAATTCAACGACCAAAAAACTCCCCACTGTACGAATGACCTCCTCGCCGACTCCAGTAGAAGTTGCACCACCAATCTCATTATCTACATACAGTCCTGCTCCGATAATCGGGCTATCACCCACACGACCATGCATTTTGAATGCCATTCCGCTTGTTGTACAAGCACCAGACAAATTTCCATTAGCATCTAAGGCCAACATACCAATGGTATCATGATTATATTGGTTCCCGGGTAAACGATCCGTCGCAAACGACTTATTCTCAATATTCATTACCGGTTCATATTTCTTCTCTTTTAACCATTCTTTCCAAGCCTTATCAGCCTCAGGTGTCAATAAATTATCCTTCTGAAATCCACTCTCCAAGGCAAATTGCATTGCCCCCTCACCTACTAGCATAACGTGCGGCGTTTTTTCCATCACTAAGCGCGCAACAGATATAGGATGGGCGATATGCTCCATCGCGGCTACTGAACCACAATTTCCAAACTCATCCATGATACACGCGTCTAGCGTGACATGTCCGTCCCGATCAGGATATCCCCCTTTTCCAACCGTATGATTTGATAAATCTGCTTCCGCAACTTTTACGCCCTGTTCAACGGCATCTAACGCCCGTCCATTCTTCCCTAGAACCTCCCATGCAGCTTGATTTGCAGCAACGCCAAAGTCCCAAGTTGAAATGACAATAGGTTTTTTTCCTTTAGATTTGGATGGACTCGGCTGAGCGCAAGATACAGCCGATGCCAACGTGCCTAAACTCGCAGCACTGAGGACGCCCTGTTTAATGAATGTTCTTCTGGAATGCATAAATTTTTTATTATTCATAATGGTTACTTAAACAACAAATATAGAGGTTTCGACCGAAATTAAACGTTTTAGTAAAATGTCAATTAATGCAGTAATTCTAAAATAATCTTGCAAGAAATTGCATACTTTTTTACGATTGTGGATAAAAAAGCTAGGGAAATCGAGGTTATCACCATATTTATTCGCATATTTATGCACATTTACCTCAGTTTTAGCAATTTTAATCGATACCAATGAACAAGAAAATTATTCATATTGTTTGTTTATCCCTATTCGCTGTACAATTCAGTTACGCACAAAGCGATTCCACAACTTTTAAAAAAATACAAGCGGTTGTAGCACAAGCAAAACAAAACTTTGCTCCTGACAAGCGGACGAAAATAGTTGCTATCACAAAAGCAGACGCCAATAATAACCAGTACTTTATTGAATCAACGGAACCTGCAGCGAACGACTATATTCTGCAGCAGGTAAAAGAATTGAAAGCAGAAGTTAAGATCAACAATCTGCCGGATAGTTCAGTTGCCGACAAAACGCATGGAGTGATAAATTTGTCGGTGGCGAATCTACGTACGCAGCCCGGACATGCTTCTGAAATGGCAACTCAAGCCATATTAGGAACTCAGGTCGATATACTCCAAAAAGATAAGGGCGAGTTTCGCGTGAGAACACCTGAAGGCTATATTTCTTGGATTCCTGCTTCATCGGTTGTACCTATGGACAAAGCTACTTTCGAAAAATGGAAAAAACAGCAGAAGATTATCTATACCCAGGATTTCGGAAAATCGTATTCTAAACCCGATAATCAGAGCATACGTGTATCAGACTTAGTTTATGGCAATATTCTTAGCTTGCTCGGGAAGGAAAAAGGATTCTATAAAGTAGCTTACCCCGACAACCGTATTGCCTATATCCCCACTTCCGAAGCTATTAGCTTCGATCAATGGATATCGACTAGAAAACTGACATCCGATAATGTTTTAGAAAGTGCGAAAACGATGATGGGTCTTCCCTATCTTTGGGGCGGCACGTCTGTAAAAGGTGTGGATTGTAGCGGATTTACAAAGACTGCTTTCTATATGAATGGCGTGGTCATTCCTCGCGATGCTTCTCAACAAGTATTGGCTGGAGAAAAAGTCGATATACTAGACGCTGAAGGGCATTTCGAACCTACAAAAGCATTGAAAAACTTAAAACCTGCCGACTTATTATTCTTTGCTTCTGGAAAAAACAGCAACCCAAATGCACGCGTAACACACGTCGCGTTGTATATTGGCAATGGCGAATTCATTCACTCAGCAGGAACAGTTCGAATCAACTCTATGCTAAAAGACGCGGCAAACTACGACGATTTCCAAACCCGTACGGTAGTTGCTGCAAAACGCTATATCGGGGTCGACGATCCACAGATACAAACCATAAAGAACAATCCGTATTATAATTAACAAACCAATGAGTGCAGCTTGGCAATCAAAAAAAATGGGGAAATTCACCCTACGCTACAGACCTTACACGTTAGAGTTACGTCATGTTTTTACTGTAGCATCCTTCAGCCGTTCAACAACACCAGTTGTGCTGACCGAACTTGAATATGATGGAATAATCGGATACGGCGAGGCAAGCATGCCCCCCTATTTAGGCGAGACGCAGGAAAGCGTAATCAACTTTCTAAGCAAGTTAGATCTTTCTGCCTTTTCTTCACCTTTTGAAACTGCAGAAATTCTGAGCTATGTCGATCAGGTCGACAGCAAAAACACAGCAGCAAAGGCCGCTCTAGACATCGCCTTGCATGATCTATTGGGAAAAATCATGCAGCAACCTTTCTACAAAATCTGGGGCTTAAACCCTGATCTTATCCCAGCAACATCTTATACCATAGGTATTGATACGGAGGATATGATCCGAAAGAAAGTAGAGGAAGCCGAACAGTTTAAGATATTAAAAGTAAAGCTGGGCCTAGATACCGATAAGATGATTATTGACACCATTCGTTCGGTGACTGATGTGCCACTATGTGCTGACGTGAACCAAGGATGGAAAAATAAAGAAGAGGCCTTAGAGATGGCGAACTGGCTTCATGAACGCAACGTTGTGTTTTTAGAGCAACCCATGCCAAAAGAAATGATTGACGAGAATGCCTGGCTTACCGAGCACTCGCCAATTCCAACGATCGCTGATGAGGGCTGCCAACGTCTAGCTGATGTAACCGCATTACAGGGGGTATATACGGGGATTAACATTAAGCTGATGAAATGCACAGGCATGCGTGAAGCAAAACAAATGGCTGAATTAGCGAGAGCATTGGATATGAAAGTCATGCTAGGATGTATGACGGAGACATCCTGCGCCATTTCGGCTGCTGCGCAATTAGCGCCGTTAGTGGATTGGGCGGATCTTGACGGAGCATTACTGATTGGAAATGACATATACGAGGGGATGTATGTGGAGAATGGACTCTGCAGACTACCCGACCGACCGGGAATCGGTATTATAAAAGCTTAAAAAACAAAAAATACCTAGAAACATTTTAAACACCTAGATTATGAAACATCATTTACTCACTTCACTGTGCGTCATGGCCTGTAGTAGCCTACAAGTCGTTAATGCGCAACAGATTGCAGTAGCCGGAAAAGTTTCAGACCAAAATGGCGCTTCGATAGCGGGCGTCACAGTAACTGTAAAAGGTACTTCCATCAGTACCTCTACGAACGAAAATGGTCTCTTTACTTTAAATGCGGATCACAACGCCACATTAATTATTTCGGCAATCGGTTATCAACGCCAAGAAATCCCTTTGGCAGGCAGAAAAACAATCAACATCAATCTGACCAGCGCCGATGAGGCGATCGACGAAGTTATTGTAGTCGCTTACGGTACTGCCAAGAAAAGTGCTTTCACCGGATCAGCAACACAAGTTGACTTTGGAAAAGAGGCGGGCGACGTCCCGGTAAACTCTTTTGAACAAGCATTGGTTGGGAAGCTTCCGGGCGTTCAGATCAATACCACAACGGGACAGGCGGGAGCAACATCCAGCATACAGGTTCGTGGTATCGGATCGATGAATGCCGGAACAGAACCTTTGTATGTTGTCGACGGTATTCCGGCACACAGTGGAAACTCTGGCCAAATGCAGTCCGCATTAGCAGGTACGTCCAACAATATCATGGCGACCATCAACCCGAACGATATTGAATCCATTACGGTATTAAAAGACGCTGCGGCTTCATCACTTTATGGATCCCGTGCAGCAAATGGTGTCGTTTTGATTACGACAAAATCTGGAAAAGCAGGAAAACCAAAAATCGACTTCCGCACCTCTTTGGCAACCACGCCAGACTGGGCGGTAGACAATTATAAACCGGGAAGTGTACAAGATCAAATCCAATATTTCTATCAGATTTTCCACGACTATAGAACTTCCAACGGAAAAACAGAGGCCGAGGCAAATAAATATGCATTAGATCGCATGAATACTCGTTTTGGGATACATGGTTATAGCTTCTCAAGTGAAGGCACAGGTCTCTATGATAAAATTATTATTACCGGAAAGACCGATGGTGTGGAAAATAGAGATGGTAAATACTTCGACTGGAATGATGCTTTATTCCGCACGGGAAGACATCAAGCCAACGACCTCTCCTTTTCTGGAGCTAACGAAAAAACAAGATACTATTCTTCGTTAAACTATAC
The DNA window shown above is from Sphingobacterium hotanense and carries:
- the msrA gene encoding peptide-methionine (S)-S-oxide reductase MsrA, yielding MKATFGGGCFWCTEVIFQNTAGVNSVRPGYMGGERENPTYEQVCSGATGHVEVIEIDFDESQIGFQKLLEVFFKTHDPTTLNRQGADVGTQYRSVVFYHDEAQKLAAMDFIQALESEKVFDSPIVTAVEPASRFWEAEAYHHDYFNQNPQNQFCQVVIAPKLNKYLKSLNH
- a CDS encoding N(4)-(beta-N-acetylglucosaminyl)-L-asparaginase, with the translated sequence MHSRRTFIKQGVLSAASLGTLASAVSCAQPSPSKSKGKKPIVISTWDFGVAANQAAWEVLGKNGRALDAVEQGVKVAEADLSNHTVGKGGYPDRDGHVTLDACIMDEFGNCGSVAAMEHIAHPISVARLVMEKTPHVMLVGEGAMQFALESGFQKDNLLTPEADKAWKEWLKEKKYEPVMNIENKSFATDRLPGNQYNHDTIGMLALDANGNLSGACTTSGMAFKMHGRVGDSPIIGAGLYVDNEIGGATSTGVGEEVIRTVGSFLVVELMRQGYSPEDACKEAVLRIVKKKPEIAKDIQVGFLALNKQGEYGSYALQDGFTFAVCDTEKQDLIEKGKFHYKSETAK
- a CDS encoding C40 family peptidase; amino-acid sequence: MNKKIIHIVCLSLFAVQFSYAQSDSTTFKKIQAVVAQAKQNFAPDKRTKIVAITKADANNNQYFIESTEPAANDYILQQVKELKAEVKINNLPDSSVADKTHGVINLSVANLRTQPGHASEMATQAILGTQVDILQKDKGEFRVRTPEGYISWIPASSVVPMDKATFEKWKKQQKIIYTQDFGKSYSKPDNQSIRVSDLVYGNILSLLGKEKGFYKVAYPDNRIAYIPTSEAISFDQWISTRKLTSDNVLESAKTMMGLPYLWGGTSVKGVDCSGFTKTAFYMNGVVIPRDASQQVLAGEKVDILDAEGHFEPTKALKNLKPADLLFFASGKNSNPNARVTHVALYIGNGEFIHSAGTVRINSMLKDAANYDDFQTRTVVAAKRYIGVDDPQIQTIKNNPYYN
- a CDS encoding dipeptide epimerase, which gives rise to MGKFTLRYRPYTLELRHVFTVASFSRSTTPVVLTELEYDGIIGYGEASMPPYLGETQESVINFLSKLDLSAFSSPFETAEILSYVDQVDSKNTAAKAALDIALHDLLGKIMQQPFYKIWGLNPDLIPATSYTIGIDTEDMIRKKVEEAEQFKILKVKLGLDTDKMIIDTIRSVTDVPLCADVNQGWKNKEEALEMANWLHERNVVFLEQPMPKEMIDENAWLTEHSPIPTIADEGCQRLADVTALQGVYTGINIKLMKCTGMREAKQMAELARALDMKVMLGCMTETSCAISAAAQLAPLVDWADLDGALLIGNDIYEGMYVENGLCRLPDRPGIGIIKA